One window of [Limnothrix rosea] IAM M-220 genomic DNA carries:
- a CDS encoding Crp/Fnr family transcriptional regulator, with amino-acid sequence MDDRYGNRELDSDFQDLIASALFFQGLPEESLQKAASHVVTRSHPANQVILLENDWGGSVYFILDGWAKIRTYNVDGKEITLNILGRGEVFGEMAALDEVPRSTDVITLTPTKISSIPAQDFVDLIYGEPIAGVRLAQLMAKRLRQVNRRLRLREADSVSRVADTLLFLADGQGKPIGKEGLEMPNLPHRELSSLSGLARETVTRVLTKLEKKNLIRRTADTLCIPDINALDNMIN; translated from the coding sequence ATGGACGACCGTTACGGTAATCGAGAATTAGACAGCGATTTTCAGGATCTCATTGCATCCGCTCTTTTTTTTCAAGGATTACCCGAAGAAAGTTTACAAAAAGCAGCCAGTCACGTCGTGACCCGTTCTCACCCCGCCAATCAAGTGATCTTGCTTGAAAACGACTGGGGTGGTTCTGTGTATTTTATTCTCGATGGTTGGGCAAAAATTCGAACCTATAATGTCGATGGCAAAGAAATCACTTTAAATATTTTGGGACGGGGCGAAGTCTTTGGTGAAATGGCGGCCCTTGACGAAGTGCCTCGCTCAACGGACGTGATTACCCTGACCCCAACAAAAATCAGTAGTATTCCCGCCCAAGATTTTGTTGATCTTATCTATGGGGAGCCGATCGCCGGTGTTCGTTTAGCGCAGCTGATGGCAAAGCGCCTCCGCCAAGTTAACCGGAGATTACGACTACGGGAAGCGGACAGCGTCTCGCGGGTGGCAGATACTTTGCTTTTCCTTGCGGATGGTCAAGGGAAGCCTATCGGTAAAGAAGGTTTGGAGATGCCCAACTTGCCCCACCGGGAATTGAGTAGTCTGAGTGGTTTAGCGCGGGAAACGGTAACACGGGTACTCACAAAATTAGAAAAAAAGAATTTGATTCGGCGTACAGCAGATACTCTTTGTATCCCTGATATTAATGCCCTCGACAATATGATCAATTAA
- a CDS encoding PP2C family protein-serine/threonine phosphatase: protein MDISKVTISCTKSDCLGIASLHQSHCADCQTPVLKRYLRLLAAPESLPKAQTLLGDRYWVTHDPSIVLDTQPQSSPAVTDQLPPEIESYLKLSTHLLHCPRVFGLTAKEKGYWLLEYPSIPLAPNGLPQHPQLFPPVTEAWRSAEPLQQLNWLSQMAAMLPSFLEQGAISTFYDLAHLGVNGGVIQIRALSFTQKKHIDFQTIAQIWQRLLDKTDKSIHSFCQRLAQDLSQGKITNPQQLQGILAAGITALGRSHYKYQYSLYTQTDSGPTRDHNEDACFPESGKVHHNFPLAIVCDGIGGHDKGEVASEIAIKTLEQELSKQLDALTPALITEAVYAANDAIAAANDSEQRRERERMGTTVVLALINKPHIHFSHVGDSRIYRITPNSCHQVTYDDDLGSREVRLGYALYQDALAYPSAGALVQALGMSPSRSLHPTTQTFPIDCDTVYLLCSDGLSDYDKVDQYWQTDIAPLLLGHKKISDVGEQLIKIANTKNGHDNATIALVHIQLKRQAAAPITFPEYFDPTLADNLTNNLMATELPPATTAAAAPPQTRPSVTPPPRRKQTNWVLLIIGLLGVTGIGLLSYNMWRRLQSADIVSPPAPETPIIEPQPIPDEPIETPTIMIPDPEMPEMETVADALTKNQIVRLQADAPIIAAYTPQAIADLDEPTVWIPGGSIIQIAQVNVDGDLLIEVCLLGDQTPPETGIGVLAAGNRGWSKAAQVETQQEANFIVTPEVEALCQRDATPPPAN, encoded by the coding sequence ATGGATATTTCTAAGGTAACGATTTCTTGCACGAAAAGCGACTGTCTAGGTATTGCATCTCTTCACCAATCCCACTGTGCAGACTGCCAAACACCCGTGCTAAAGCGTTATCTCCGTCTCCTTGCTGCTCCGGAATCCTTACCCAAAGCCCAAACATTATTAGGCGATCGCTACTGGGTTACCCATGACCCTAGTATTGTGCTCGATACCCAGCCCCAAAGCTCTCCAGCCGTTACGGATCAGCTACCACCAGAGATTGAAAGTTATTTAAAACTATCGACCCATTTGCTCCATTGCCCGCGGGTCTTTGGTTTAACAGCTAAGGAAAAAGGCTATTGGCTCCTTGAGTATCCGTCCATCCCCCTTGCCCCTAACGGTTTACCCCAACATCCCCAGCTATTTCCCCCGGTGACGGAGGCATGGCGATCGGCGGAGCCTCTCCAACAACTTAATTGGCTCTCACAAATGGCGGCCATGCTACCGAGTTTTCTTGAACAAGGGGCAATTAGCACTTTTTATGATCTTGCCCATTTGGGTGTTAATGGCGGTGTCATTCAAATACGAGCACTTTCGTTTACTCAAAAAAAGCACATTGATTTTCAAACAATTGCCCAGATATGGCAACGGCTTTTAGACAAAACTGACAAGAGCATTCATAGCTTTTGTCAGCGCCTTGCTCAGGATCTCAGTCAGGGGAAAATTACCAATCCACAACAGTTGCAAGGGATTTTAGCGGCGGGGATCACCGCACTGGGGCGATCGCACTATAAATATCAGTACAGCCTTTATACCCAAACGGATTCGGGGCCAACCCGCGACCATAATGAGGATGCTTGCTTTCCAGAGTCCGGCAAGGTCCACCATAATTTTCCGCTGGCGATCGTCTGTGATGGTATCGGCGGCCATGACAAAGGCGAAGTCGCCTCAGAAATTGCCATCAAAACCCTAGAGCAAGAACTTTCAAAACAGCTTGATGCCCTAACGCCAGCTTTAATTACAGAGGCTGTTTATGCGGCCAATGATGCCATTGCTGCCGCCAATGACTCCGAACAACGCCGTGAACGGGAACGGATGGGCACAACGGTCGTTTTGGCATTAATCAACAAGCCCCATATTCATTTCAGTCATGTGGGTGATTCTCGTATCTATCGCATTACCCCCAACAGCTGCCATCAAGTCACCTATGATGATGATCTCGGTTCCCGGGAAGTTCGTCTGGGTTATGCTCTCTATCAAGATGCCCTTGCCTATCCTTCTGCAGGGGCGCTTGTGCAGGCTCTGGGCATGAGTCCTTCGCGATCGCTACACCCTACGACACAAACTTTTCCCATCGACTGCGATACGGTTTATTTACTTTGTTCTGATGGCCTTAGTGATTATGACAAGGTCGACCAATACTGGCAGACAGACATTGCGCCTCTGCTTCTGGGCCACAAGAAAATTAGTGATGTGGGTGAACAATTAATCAAGATCGCCAACACAAAGAATGGCCATGATAATGCGACTATTGCTCTAGTACATATCCAGCTCAAGCGGCAAGCGGCAGCTCCCATTACTTTTCCTGAGTACTTTGACCCTACTCTGGCTGACAATTTGACGAATAATCTGATGGCCACAGAGTTACCGCCGGCGACCACAGCGGCTGCCGCTCCGCCCCAGACTAGACCTTCTGTCACGCCACCGCCTCGCCGCAAACAAACCAATTGGGTGTTGTTAATTATTGGTTTGCTAGGGGTTACGGGCATTGGGTTATTGTCCTATAACATGTGGCGACGGCTGCAAAGTGCCGATATTGTGTCACCGCCAGCGCCGGAAACGCCCATTATCGAACCACAACCGATCCCGGATGAACCCATCGAAACGCCTACTATCATGATTCCAGATCCTGAAATGCCAGAAATGGAAACTGTCGCTGATGCCTTGACGAAAAATCAAATTGTACGATTACAGGCTGATGCGCCGATTATTGCGGCCTATACACCTCAGGCGATCGCCGACCTTGATGAACCAACCGTCTGGATTCCGGGGGGCAGTATTATCCAAATCGCACAGGTCAATGTTGATGGGGATTTACTGATAGAGGTTTGTTTACTCGGTGATCAAACGCCACCAGAGACAGGCATTGGTGTGTTAGCTGCTGGTAATCGCGGTTGGAGCAAAGCAGCCCAAGTTGAAACGCAACAGGAAGCTAATTTTATTGTGACACCGGAGGTTGAAGCCCTCTGCCAAAGGGATGCTACCCCCCCTCCAGCGAATTAA
- a CDS encoding DUF2232 domain-containing protein — protein MADHHSGTRDNSEGINWVDLDDLAEGRSPDSTTEVISPPIQTSSSQHRRTLVMVETAFLASTASLIWLINYYFPIGPLLRLFFPLPIALVFLRWGSRAAWMSTLVSGLLLSILMGPTRSIIYVIPYGLMGVQLGWMWRKQVGWEWSILLGTILGTIGFFFRVFLLSFILGEDLWVYVISQISELADWIFLRLGLLVQPNLMFIQLLAIAMLILNSVLYLFVVHLVALLMLDRLGNPIPRPPHWVQVLIEYEE, from the coding sequence GTGGCTGATCATCATTCTGGAACAAGGGACAATTCTGAAGGGATTAATTGGGTTGATTTAGACGATCTAGCGGAGGGGCGATCGCCGGATAGTACGACCGAAGTTATTTCTCCCCCCATACAAACTTCCTCGTCTCAGCACCGCCGTACCCTTGTGATGGTGGAGACGGCATTTCTTGCCAGTACTGCTAGCCTGATTTGGCTGATTAATTATTATTTTCCCATTGGGCCTTTACTGAGATTATTTTTTCCGTTGCCGATCGCCCTTGTGTTTTTACGGTGGGGTTCACGGGCAGCATGGATGTCTACCCTAGTGTCGGGACTCTTACTTTCCATTCTGATGGGGCCAACCCGCAGCATTATTTATGTCATTCCCTATGGTCTGATGGGTGTGCAGTTGGGCTGGATGTGGCGTAAGCAGGTGGGCTGGGAATGGTCAATTTTACTTGGCACAATCCTCGGTACTATTGGTTTTTTCTTTCGAGTCTTTTTGCTGTCATTTATACTCGGCGAAGATCTCTGGGTTTATGTTATTTCCCAAATTTCTGAGCTAGCTGATTGGATATTTTTGCGGCTCGGACTACTGGTACAACCTAATCTGATGTTTATTCAGCTGTTGGCGATCGCCATGCTGATTTTAAACAGTGTGTTATACCTATTCGTGGTGCATCTGGTGGCGTTACTGATGCTAGATCGCCTCGGCAATCCGATTCCGCGCCCTCCCCATTGGGTACAGGTTTTGATTGAGTACGAAGAATAA
- a CDS encoding class I SAM-dependent methyltransferase gives MPQTAIAKKKPDWAGEDWLSRLVNLLIKTKPLYSLMKYQARQVLIKTAEKNGIPWRQTVKDFDQAQAEQYFQEIADPELEYPNYYNVPFHAYDAGNLCWKAAVEAAPATESMALRVWKNEPLTPDIAQARLRNTFLEAMAEYLPNEVNDVLDIGCSVGISTVALHEFLKRRSPDVKTIGFDLSPYMLAVAKIRNPESAIQWQHGKAEATKFADNSFDVITLQFVLHELPNQATREIFQECLRILRPGGCLAIVDNNPKSPVIQSLPPALFVLMKSTEPWSDEYYTFDVEDNLKQGGFDYLATVPSDPRHRTIIARKPL, from the coding sequence ATGCCTCAAACTGCGATCGCCAAAAAAAAGCCCGATTGGGCCGGGGAAGACTGGTTATCCCGTCTCGTCAATCTACTGATTAAGACAAAACCTCTGTACAGCCTCATGAAATATCAGGCGCGTCAAGTTTTGATCAAAACAGCGGAAAAAAATGGCATCCCTTGGCGACAGACCGTAAAGGATTTTGACCAAGCTCAAGCAGAACAGTATTTTCAGGAAATCGCTGATCCAGAGCTGGAATATCCTAATTATTACAATGTGCCTTTCCATGCTTATGATGCGGGAAATCTTTGCTGGAAAGCAGCAGTTGAAGCCGCCCCCGCCACAGAATCAATGGCACTGCGTGTCTGGAAAAATGAACCCCTCACACCAGACATTGCCCAAGCGAGATTGCGTAATACATTTCTTGAGGCCATGGCAGAATATTTGCCTAATGAAGTCAATGATGTTTTAGACATTGGTTGCTCTGTCGGTATCTCCACCGTTGCGCTACACGAATTCCTGAAAAGGCGATCGCCGGACGTTAAGACCATTGGTTTTGATCTATCGCCCTACATGTTAGCCGTCGCAAAAATTCGGAACCCGGAATCTGCGATTCAATGGCAACACGGTAAAGCAGAGGCGACAAAGTTTGCGGACAATAGCTTTGATGTGATTACGCTGCAATTTGTCCTCCATGAATTACCAAATCAGGCGACGCGGGAAATTTTCCAAGAATGTCTGCGCATTTTACGACCGGGTGGCTGTTTGGCGATCGTCGATAACAACCCCAAGTCCCCCGTTATTCAAAGTTTGCCCCCTGCGTTATTTGTATTAATGAAAAGTACAGAGCCTTGGAGTGACGAATATTACACCTTTGATGTGGAAGATAATTTAAAACAAGGTGGCTTTGATTATTTAGCGACGGTTCCCAGCGACCCCCGCCACCGCACCATCATTGCCCGTAAACCTCTTTAA
- the sfsA gene encoding DNA/RNA nuclease SfsA, with protein MSADSFVYRYPPLISGKFLKRYKRFFADIELDSGEIIVAHCPNTGPMTGIICEVGAPVMVSKSDNPKRKLAYTWEMVRLGDQQPTWVGVNTTLPNRVIKTMLAERLIPELAGRYDEIRSEVKYGKENKSRIDFLLSRDGQPSIYVEVKNTTWAKGSLALFPDTETTRGQKHLQELIDILPESKAVMLYFINRSDCDHFVPGDSRDKKYGDLFREAIAAGVEILPCRFKITPEGIQYLGVAPWQATEPND; from the coding sequence ATGTCTGCCGATTCCTTTGTTTATCGCTATCCTCCCCTCATTTCAGGTAAATTTCTTAAACGCTATAAACGCTTTTTTGCTGATATTGAACTAGACTCCGGCGAAATTATTGTTGCCCACTGCCCGAATACGGGGCCGATGACGGGCATTATCTGTGAAGTGGGTGCACCGGTGATGGTCTCAAAAAGTGATAACCCCAAGCGGAAGCTCGCCTACACTTGGGAAATGGTGCGATTAGGAGATCAGCAACCCACTTGGGTGGGCGTGAATACCACATTGCCGAATCGCGTGATTAAAACGATGCTCGCCGAACGACTAATTCCAGAGTTAGCCGGTCGCTATGATGAGATTCGTTCAGAGGTGAAATATGGCAAAGAAAATAAGAGCCGCATTGATTTCCTCTTGAGCCGTGATGGGCAACCGTCAATCTATGTGGAAGTAAAAAATACAACTTGGGCAAAAGGGTCACTCGCGCTATTTCCCGATACAGAAACGACCCGCGGCCAAAAACATTTACAGGAATTAATCGATATTTTGCCCGAGTCGAAAGCAGTCATGCTGTATTTCATTAATCGCAGTGATTGCGACCATTTTGTGCCGGGGGACAGCCGCGACAAAAAATATGGTGATTTATTCCGCGAGGCGATCGCCGCTGGAGTCGAAATTTTACCCTGTCGTTTCAAGATCACACCAGAAGGCATCCAATATTTGGGCGTTGCCCCTTGGCAAGCAACCGAACCCAATGATTAA
- a CDS encoding methyltransferase domain-containing protein has protein sequence MSSQLYQQIREFYDESSSLWESIWGEHMHHGYYGQGGTIQVNRRQAQIDLIEEFLAWGQVTTVENFVDVGCGIGGSTLYLADKFGAKGVGITLSPVQANRATERALEQNLQDRAEFKVADAMNTPFRDGEFDLVWTLESGEHMPNKRQFLQECTRILKPGGKLLMATWCHRPTDSVAGSLTPQEQKHLEDIYKVYCLPYVISLPDYAAIAAECGLQGIQTADWSTAVAPFWDQVIDSAVKPDAVFGVLKAGWKTIQGALALDLMKSGFRRGLIRYGLLQATKPFD, from the coding sequence ATGTCCTCACAGCTTTATCAGCAGATCCGCGAATTTTATGACGAATCTAGTTCCCTCTGGGAATCGATCTGGGGCGAGCATATGCACCATGGCTATTATGGTCAGGGCGGCACAATCCAAGTTAATCGTCGCCAAGCGCAGATCGATCTGATCGAAGAATTTTTAGCTTGGGGTCAGGTTACAACCGTTGAGAACTTCGTCGATGTTGGCTGTGGTATCGGCGGCAGCACCCTTTATTTAGCTGATAAATTTGGGGCGAAAGGTGTGGGCATCACCCTCTCCCCAGTCCAGGCTAACCGCGCAACGGAACGGGCACTTGAACAAAATCTCCAAGATCGAGCCGAGTTTAAAGTGGCAGATGCGATGAATACTCCCTTTCGCGATGGGGAATTTGACCTTGTTTGGACGCTCGAAAGTGGCGAACATATGCCCAATAAGCGACAATTTTTACAGGAATGTACCCGTATCCTCAAGCCCGGCGGCAAACTGCTCATGGCAACTTGGTGTCACCGCCCCACGGATTCTGTTGCTGGTTCTCTTACGCCCCAAGAGCAAAAGCATTTGGAAGATATCTACAAGGTCTATTGTTTGCCCTATGTGATTTCGTTGCCGGACTACGCGGCGATCGCCGCCGAATGTGGTTTACAAGGTATCCAAACAGCAGATTGGTCTACGGCCGTTGCGCCCTTTTGGGATCAAGTCATCGACTCGGCAGTGAAGCCCGATGCCGTGTTTGGTGTGCTTAAAGCGGGCTGGAAGACGATTCAAGGGGCATTGGCTCTCGATCTCATGAAAAGTGGGTTTCGTCGTGGTCTGATCCGTTATGGTTTATTGCAAGCCACGAAGCCTTTTGACTAA
- a CDS encoding NAD+ synthase: MKIAIAQLNPTIGDLEGNARQILEAAEIAAIAGFRLLLTPELSLCGYPPRDLLTQMDFVARMQEELKILAAKTPPTIAVLVGLATVNEQAIANGEKPLHNSIALIDKGEVQRIFHKQLLPTYDVFDEDRYFEAGKLSNWFYLYPSADQTKLNPPIPVKIGVTICEDLWNDDSFWGKRNYEVNPLEQLADEEVDLIVNLSASPYTIAKQRLREGMLHHAAWRYQIPIIYANQIGGNDDLIFDGGSVAFNTHGKIVCRAPSFKAALMALEFNQSLHDISCLKKPLSNQFHQTITPEFECDEAEVYYALVLGLRDYVWKCGFSKVVLGLSGGIDSALVAAIAADALGANNVLGVLMPSPFSSEHSVTDAIALAENLEINHKTIPITTGMGAFDQMLEPLFADTEFGVAEENLQSRIRGNLLMAIANKFGYLLLSTGNKSEMAVGYCTLYGDMNGGLAVIADVPKTLVFKLCHWLNRDQEIIPENVITKPPSAELRPDQVDQDSLPPYDTLDDILRRIIHQNQSTPDLIQAGHDPKIIEQVFKLLHRTEFKRRQAAPGLKITDRAFGTGWRMPIASRW; encoded by the coding sequence ATGAAAATTGCGATCGCCCAGTTAAACCCTACCATCGGAGATTTAGAGGGAAATGCCCGCCAAATTTTAGAAGCGGCAGAGATTGCGGCGATCGCCGGCTTTCGTCTTCTGTTGACACCTGAGCTTTCCCTTTGTGGCTATCCCCCACGGGATCTCCTCACGCAAATGGACTTTGTGGCGCGGATGCAGGAAGAGCTAAAAATACTAGCCGCAAAAACTCCCCCCACTATTGCCGTATTAGTTGGTCTGGCTACGGTCAATGAACAGGCGATCGCCAATGGCGAAAAACCCCTCCACAACAGCATCGCCCTCATTGATAAAGGCGAAGTCCAGCGCATTTTCCATAAACAGCTACTACCCACCTACGATGTCTTTGACGAAGACCGCTACTTTGAGGCGGGTAAACTTTCCAATTGGTTTTATCTTTATCCCAGCGCCGACCAAACCAAACTAAATCCGCCGATTCCCGTCAAAATTGGGGTGACAATCTGCGAAGATCTCTGGAATGACGATTCCTTTTGGGGTAAACGCAACTACGAAGTTAATCCCCTAGAGCAGCTCGCTGACGAAGAAGTTGATCTCATCGTTAACCTGTCTGCTTCGCCTTACACCATCGCCAAACAACGATTGCGGGAAGGGATGCTACACCATGCCGCTTGGCGCTACCAAATCCCAATTATTTACGCGAACCAAATCGGCGGCAACGATGATTTAATTTTCGACGGCGGTAGTGTGGCCTTCAATACCCACGGCAAAATTGTCTGCCGTGCCCCCAGCTTTAAAGCTGCGCTAATGGCTCTGGAATTTAACCAGTCTCTCCACGACATTAGCTGCCTCAAAAAGCCCTTATCCAATCAATTTCACCAAACGATTACGCCGGAATTTGAATGTGATGAAGCGGAGGTCTACTATGCCCTTGTTTTAGGGTTACGGGACTATGTTTGGAAATGTGGCTTTAGCAAGGTGGTACTGGGTTTAAGTGGTGGTATTGATTCGGCTTTAGTGGCGGCGATCGCCGCCGATGCCCTTGGTGCCAACAATGTGCTGGGGGTGCTGATGCCGTCGCCCTTTAGTTCAGAGCATTCTGTTACTGACGCGATCGCCCTCGCCGAAAACTTAGAAATCAACCATAAAACGATTCCCATCACAACGGGTATGGGAGCGTTTGATCAAATGCTGGAGCCATTATTTGCCGACACTGAATTTGGGGTCGCTGAGGAAAATCTTCAGTCCCGCATTCGCGGTAATCTCCTGATGGCGATCGCCAATAAGTTTGGCTATTTGCTCCTTTCTACGGGCAACAAATCAGAGATGGCAGTTGGCTACTGCACCCTCTATGGCGATATGAATGGTGGTCTGGCGGTTATTGCCGATGTGCCTAAAACCCTAGTTTTCAAACTATGTCATTGGCTGAATCGCGACCAAGAAATTATTCCAGAGAATGTGATTACCAAGCCTCCCAGTGCGGAGCTGCGACCTGACCAAGTGGATCAAGATTCCCTGCCGCCCTACGATACGCTCGACGATATTTTGCGGCGGATTATCCACCAAAATCAATCCACCCCCGATCTCATTCAGGCAGGACATGACCCGAAAATTATTGAACAAGTTTTTAAACTCTTACATCGCACTGAGTTTAAACGTCGTCAGGCGGCTCCGGGTTTAAAAATTACTGACCGCGCTTTTGGTACTGGTTGGCGTATGCCGATCGCCTCCCGTTGGTAG
- a CDS encoding class I SAM-dependent methyltransferase, giving the protein MILAPEQRQKLDQSDDLLFYDYPRLVTHVDDGFIEQLTSLYGELLTPDSRVLDLMSSWVSHLPDMSFAHVAGHGMNEEELAKNPRLDHFFVQNLNDNPQLPLEDQSFDAVLIAVSVQYLQYPEAIFSEIQRILTPGGLCIVSFSNRMFYQKAIAAWRDSSDSDHIRLVKRYFTSIEGFGDPQAIAKPPQLNNILQILGMGNRDPFYAVVAQKI; this is encoded by the coding sequence ATGATTCTTGCACCTGAGCAACGTCAAAAACTAGACCAAAGTGACGACCTATTATTTTATGATTATCCACGGTTGGTCACCCATGTCGACGATGGTTTTATCGAACAACTCACATCGCTCTATGGTGAACTGTTAACGCCGGACAGTCGAGTGCTAGATCTCATGAGTAGCTGGGTGTCCCATTTGCCTGATATGAGCTTTGCCCATGTGGCAGGCCATGGCATGAATGAAGAAGAGCTGGCAAAGAATCCACGCTTAGACCATTTTTTTGTTCAAAATCTCAATGATAATCCGCAGCTTCCCCTTGAAGATCAAAGTTTTGATGCGGTCTTGATTGCGGTCTCTGTGCAGTATTTACAGTACCCGGAGGCGATTTTTTCTGAAATCCAGCGGATCCTGACACCGGGAGGCCTATGTATTGTTAGTTTCTCTAATCGGATGTTTTATCAAAAGGCGATCGCCGCGTGGCGAGATAGCTCTGACTCGGATCATATTCGTCTAGTAAAGCGCTATTTCACTAGTATAGAAGGCTTTGGTGACCCCCAGGCGATCGCCAAACCACCGCAGCTCAACAACATTTTGCAGATATTGGGCATGGGGAACCGTGATCCCTTTTATGCCGTTGTGGCTCAGAAAATATAG
- a CDS encoding FAD-binding oxidoreductase, with amino-acid sequence MTLATDSDIDYKQWQDCDSRWHKTFRRVCRTEPKAFIVPHDQAALCRILQAAQRQEKKIIPCGNGTKLAWGGVTTAVDWLVSTQKLNRIIDHAINDLTITVEAGVTLRALQTHLKKHKQFLAIDPAFSDNATIGGIVATANAGSWRQRYGGVKDLLLGITVVRADGQLAKAGGKVVKNVAGYDLMKLFTGSYGSLAIATELTFRLYPQQQLIKTVILAGTQTGIKTAHQNLLNSVLTPSRADLLTSTLMGKLGFTETFGMIIRFAAIPESVDAQILELEAIAIKNKLVIQPEPEELWQTINQKLYAQPVYCKVGLLPNQACNFLETVEELTNNQAIARIHGKSGLGLVAFPHEKFLRQFRDLRRYCAQYNGFLTMLEAPYNTKMQFEPWGYTGNALPLMKKMKTQFDPSGLLSPQRFLNL; translated from the coding sequence ATGACCTTGGCGACTGATTCAGATATCGACTATAAGCAGTGGCAAGACTGTGATTCCCGCTGGCACAAAACGTTTCGGCGGGTTTGTCGTACTGAGCCGAAAGCCTTTATCGTTCCCCATGACCAAGCGGCTCTTTGTCGCATCCTTCAAGCAGCACAACGGCAAGAAAAAAAAATCATCCCCTGCGGTAACGGCACAAAACTGGCTTGGGGCGGTGTCACCACAGCAGTTGACTGGTTGGTGAGTACCCAAAAACTCAATCGCATTATTGACCACGCTATAAACGATTTAACGATTACCGTCGAGGCCGGGGTAACACTTAGGGCACTCCAAACCCACCTGAAAAAGCACAAGCAATTTTTAGCGATTGATCCAGCATTTTCCGATAATGCGACCATCGGTGGCATTGTGGCAACCGCGAATGCGGGCAGTTGGCGACAGCGATATGGTGGCGTGAAAGATTTACTATTGGGGATCACTGTGGTGCGCGCTGATGGTCAGTTGGCTAAGGCCGGCGGCAAAGTGGTAAAAAATGTCGCAGGCTACGACCTCATGAAACTGTTTACTGGTTCCTACGGCAGTTTGGCGATCGCCACTGAACTCACATTTCGTCTTTATCCCCAACAGCAACTGATCAAAACCGTTATCCTTGCTGGCACTCAAACAGGAATTAAGACCGCCCACCAAAATCTACTCAACTCCGTTTTAACCCCCAGTCGCGCCGATCTGCTCACGTCTACATTAATGGGTAAATTGGGTTTTACCGAAACCTTTGGCATGATTATTCGATTTGCCGCCATTCCAGAAAGCGTTGATGCTCAAATTTTAGAGCTAGAGGCGATCGCCATTAAAAATAAGCTCGTAATTCAACCCGAACCAGAAGAATTATGGCAAACCATTAATCAAAAACTTTATGCGCAACCTGTTTATTGCAAAGTTGGACTATTGCCAAATCAAGCCTGTAACTTTCTAGAAACCGTTGAAGAACTAACCAATAATCAGGCGATCGCCCGTATCCATGGCAAAAGCGGCTTAGGATTAGTCGCCTTTCCCCACGAGAAATTTTTGCGGCAATTTCGAGACCTACGGCGTTATTGCGCACAATACAACGGCTTTTTAACAATGCTCGAAGCCCCCTACAACACAAAAATGCAATTTGAACCCTGGGGCTATACCGGCAATGCCCTACCACTTATGAAAAAAATGAAAACGCAATTTGATCCAAGTGGTCTGCTCAGTCCCCAGCGATTTTTAAACCTATAG
- a CDS encoding late competence development ComFB family protein: protein MSPLKNSSPGKGNLRAYQNIMETLVHQEIQRQMQKMPAKLVKYIDVAEVATFALNRLPPLYASSEQGRERQAAKGQVKLKQEVATSVRQALAAVQRDPLRSSTPLPPDRDPRYQTAESALIKLEELLRRSHLLDPELPQLNWDNLQLAIAKALKRTAERGIVDRRIEQLLAENDYGRYTSSVHDWTDDQYRL, encoded by the coding sequence ATGAGTCCACTCAAAAACTCTTCCCCCGGCAAAGGTAATCTTCGTGCCTACCAAAATATTATGGAAACTTTGGTGCACCAAGAGATTCAGCGTCAAATGCAGAAGATGCCTGCGAAGCTGGTGAAATATATTGATGTTGCTGAGGTGGCGACCTTTGCCTTAAATCGTTTGCCACCCCTCTATGCTTCTAGTGAACAGGGTAGGGAAAGACAGGCAGCCAAGGGTCAGGTGAAGCTCAAACAAGAAGTTGCAACATCGGTACGTCAAGCCTTAGCAGCTGTACAGAGAGATCCGTTACGCAGCTCCACACCACTGCCCCCCGACCGCGATCCTCGCTACCAAACGGCAGAAAGTGCCTTGATTAAATTAGAAGAGTTACTACGACGTAGCCATCTCCTTGATCCTGAGTTACCCCAGCTAAACTGGGATAATCTTCAGTTGGCGATCGCCAAAGCCTTGAAACGCACCGCAGAACGGGGTATTGTTGACCGTCGCATTGAGCAACTTTTAGCTGAAAATGACTATGGACGCTACACTTCTTCCGTACATGACTGGACAGACGATCAATATCGCCTCTAA